Proteins co-encoded in one Oligoflexus sp. genomic window:
- a CDS encoding FapA family protein, translated as MFFNPKVSVTYNVRLKRARAQFRVGDCLKSRRPPADALDKAREKLEEELEDGHIEYFEVFEKKFLALWQHIRAHADTLSPDKELRFTLAQGARAYSEILVQKSRIPAQLALLSCRLSERKAKNLFFSAFVFHIVRQLQNLGIHDKVDGAQLRFIYLLMKAGQQIEQWPLKAAPHAELYPRQKMLVERDGQHHYVALHIFDARLLQDEAKCEKIYNHAFSSLKDGNPDALTWLKEHTIEKLRSLHNKVQSVGFGLPYSLLIAYDRQYVLDHQEHHEEKPAIKDSGSEELPRWKVRVGALMRRQKSDYIELEVDAQRMTAVVKQIHPKALATVKDQLTSDWLLHECHKQGVVFGYEKFLDAIVEALKSGKNPVGMRMAEGEPARPGSKTYLHLSHRDPPVLREGQSDDVRERQNSRLARAGQLIAEVRYDDGVPGRNVFGEDIHAVGSALEARITAGESVQLEGPGRFMAVRDGLIEMDGNTLQIVQTYVHKGSVNLSTGNLAFDGAVVVKGDIEAGATVAVKGSLLVEGVIGHATVKVGRDLEVTGGVITSQDGIVVVGGTCVAQFVENSRLHVKGGLEVQKSILNSEVVCGGPLVVRDPARGVISGGAISCWNAMAVRHLGMAQGQNTVCRIGTNYATEVRWQRMNQRLRHVQDYKETVSRQLKDINTTGQGRKAAEAQQQQQALQQRLQKAEKVLAHVQKRRDLLEKQMKWNPNATLVVRGILDKNVAIHAAGKLVKSVQNLSGVLVTASPYRGSSIHDLNVWDEFHKAWPESRLADVS; from the coding sequence ATGTTCTTCAATCCAAAAGTATCGGTGACTTACAATGTGCGCCTGAAGAGGGCCCGCGCCCAATTTCGCGTGGGGGACTGCCTGAAGTCGCGGCGTCCCCCGGCCGACGCTTTGGATAAGGCCCGGGAAAAGCTGGAAGAGGAACTGGAAGATGGGCACATCGAATACTTCGAAGTCTTTGAAAAGAAATTCCTTGCGCTCTGGCAGCATATTCGGGCTCATGCGGACACTCTTTCGCCAGATAAGGAACTTCGTTTCACCCTGGCCCAGGGCGCCCGCGCTTACAGCGAAATTTTGGTGCAAAAGTCACGAATTCCCGCGCAACTGGCGCTTTTGAGCTGTCGTCTTTCCGAGCGGAAGGCGAAAAATCTTTTCTTCAGCGCCTTTGTCTTTCATATCGTGCGCCAGCTGCAGAATCTCGGAATTCATGACAAGGTGGATGGGGCGCAGCTGCGTTTCATCTATCTGCTCATGAAAGCTGGGCAGCAGATTGAGCAGTGGCCACTGAAGGCTGCGCCGCATGCAGAACTTTATCCGCGGCAGAAAATGCTGGTGGAAAGGGATGGGCAGCATCATTATGTGGCCCTGCACATTTTTGATGCGCGGCTGCTGCAGGATGAGGCGAAATGCGAGAAGATCTATAACCATGCGTTCAGTTCGCTGAAGGATGGAAACCCGGACGCGCTCACCTGGCTGAAAGAACATACGATTGAAAAACTGCGGTCCCTGCATAACAAGGTCCAGTCCGTGGGCTTTGGTCTGCCTTATAGCCTTCTGATTGCCTACGACAGGCAGTACGTCCTCGATCACCAGGAGCATCATGAGGAAAAGCCAGCGATCAAGGACAGCGGCAGCGAGGAGCTGCCTCGTTGGAAGGTGCGGGTCGGGGCTTTGATGCGCCGACAGAAAAGTGATTACATCGAGCTGGAGGTGGACGCCCAGCGCATGACGGCGGTCGTGAAGCAGATTCATCCGAAGGCCCTGGCCACGGTCAAGGATCAGCTGACCAGCGACTGGCTTTTGCATGAATGCCACAAGCAGGGCGTGGTCTTTGGTTATGAAAAATTCTTGGATGCGATTGTTGAGGCTTTAAAGAGCGGAAAAAACCCTGTCGGCATGCGCATGGCGGAAGGCGAGCCCGCCAGACCCGGCAGCAAAACTTATCTGCATCTTTCCCATCGTGATCCTCCGGTTTTGCGGGAAGGGCAGAGCGATGATGTGCGCGAGCGGCAGAATTCACGCCTGGCGCGTGCAGGGCAATTGATCGCGGAAGTTCGCTATGATGATGGCGTGCCGGGACGGAATGTTTTTGGCGAGGATATTCATGCGGTCGGTTCAGCCTTGGAGGCGCGTATCACGGCCGGTGAATCGGTGCAGCTGGAAGGGCCTGGACGATTTATGGCGGTGCGCGATGGGCTGATTGAAATGGATGGGAATACGCTGCAGATAGTCCAGACTTATGTGCATAAAGGTTCGGTTAATCTATCAACCGGGAATCTTGCCTTTGATGGGGCCGTGGTGGTGAAGGGGGATATCGAGGCCGGGGCCACGGTCGCGGTGAAGGGTTCGCTTCTGGTGGAGGGCGTGATCGGTCACGCGACGGTGAAGGTGGGACGGGATCTGGAGGTGACGGGCGGCGTGATCACATCGCAGGATGGGATCGTGGTCGTCGGCGGAACATGCGTGGCGCAATTCGTGGAAAATTCCCGTCTTCATGTGAAAGGTGGCCTTGAGGTTCAAAAATCCATACTGAATAGTGAAGTCGTGTGCGGCGGGCCTTTGGTTGTTCGGGATCCTGCGCGCGGGGTGATCAGCGGCGGGGCGATCAGCTGCTGGAATGCGATGGCCGTGAGGCATCTGGGAATGGCTCAGGGTCAGAATACGGTTTGTCGCATCGGAACGAATTATGCGACCGAGGTTCGCTGGCAGCGGATGAATCAGAGACTGCGCCACGTCCAGGATTACAAGGAAACGGTGAGCAGGCAGCTGAAGGATATCAATACCACCGGGCAGGGACGCAAGGCCGCCGAGGCCCAGCAGCAGCAACAGGCCCTGCAGCAAAGGCTTCAGAAGGCGGAAAAAGTGCTGGCGCATGTCCAAAAGCGCCGGGATCTTTTGGAGAAGCAGATGAAGTGGAACCCGAACGCGACGCTCGTTGTGCGTGGAATATTGGACAAAAACGTGGCGATACATGCGGCGGGGAAGCTGGTCAAAAGCGTGCAGAACCTCTCGGGCGTGCTGGTAACCGCTTCGCCTTATCGCGGATCCTCGATCCATGACTTAAATGTTTGGGATGAGTTTCACAAGGCATGGCCTGAATCGCGTTTGGCGGATGTTTCGTAG